A segment of the Fibrobacter sp. UWB4 genome:
GGCCGTGAGCTGGTAGTCGGCGTCCTTGTACTGTTCCATGCCATTTGCCGTGCTGAACCACACGTCGTTGCCTTCCGGGAGGACTGCCCAGACCTTGTTGGTCGAAAGGCCGTTACCCTGGTGGTAGTGCATCCATTCGTCATCGCGTTTCGTGATTTCGGGATCTTCCTTGGAGCTGCGTTCGAGTTCTGCCTTACGACCGCTTGCCGTGGCGTAGTCTGGCAGGTGGCGCCAGACGCCGAGGTCGGTTGCGATCCAGATGGCGCCCTTGCGGTCCACAGAAACGTCGTTTACAGTGTTGTTCGCGAACTGCACCTGTTCCCACTTGCGGAGCGTGAAGTGCGAGAGACCGCCCTTGTGCGTTGCCCAGACGTGGTCAGAGCTATCGACTGCGAGGGCTGTCGGGTTTAAGTCCATGATGCCGTCTTCCTGGTTGAACAGGCTCCAGCGGTCTTTGTCGTTTGCACTCTTTTTCGGGGTAAGGCGGGCAACGCCTGCTCCATCGACTGCCACGTAAAGTTCCTTGCGGTTTTCGGACCACACGAGAGCGTTGATCTTTTGGCTCGGGAGAACCTTGCCCTTCTGTTCGAAGGCGCCGTTGCGGTAGACGAAAAGTCCGTTGTCCGTACCGATCCAGAGGGAGGCGCCTTGCTTGGCCAGAGCCGTGATGCGGCGTTCGCCGAGTTCTGATTCAAAGGACTTCCAGCTCTTGCCGTCAAAGCGGTAGAGGCCCTTCGGGGTACCGACCCAGAGCTTTTCGGTGAGGCTTTCGTAGAGGATTGCCGTGATGGTGTCCTTGACGACGAGGTCCCAAGGCATTTTTACTTCGACCACATGCGATTCGTCATCGGCGTTCTTCACGTCGTTAAAAGCCTTCACGATACGGGTGTATTCGTCGAGACCGCGTTCGGAACCAACGTACGTGCGTACGGCGTCCTTGATCTTGGCGTTCCCTTGCAAGGTGACGGAGTAGTAGTTGACCCACTGTTCACCGTCGAACTTGAGAATGCCCTGGGTCGTGCCTGCCCAAAGTTCGCTCTTGTCGAAAAAACCGTTTTTGGAACGGGATGCCATGTGCGTAAAGAACGGGGTCTTCTTTGCATCTGCCTTGTAGGAACTGCGCCATTCGTCGGCGAGCGGTCCGAATGCAAGCCCTGCCGGGTTGTAATACATGGCGGTTGCGTCATCGGCAAGTGCGGCTCCGACTTCGCCCATACCTAGCTGGCGGGCGCCAACGGGCATTTGAAGGGTGATGATGGCCGAACCTGTGGCGAGCGCCATGGCAGGTGCCAAAAGAATAGCTGATAATAATGACTTACTACGCAAGTTGCCTCCAATCCGGGACGTTGTAAGTGTTTCCGTGTGTCGGGATAACTGCCTTCCATCCAGATTTACTCGGGTTTTCCCAAGGTTGTTTAGGTAGAAGTTTGCAGTCGCAGCCCAAAACATAGGGGGGTAAGATTTCCGCGTGATTGCGAATCTGTTCGCGGGTGATGAAATTTTCCTCACTGACGAATTTACAATAATTCTTGCCTTTGGGACCAATCACAATTCTGTAAGTTGCGACGCCTTGCTTGTCCCCTTCGTCAATAGTCCTGATAGTTTCTTCGAGCGTCTTGTTCCACTGCTCGATGTAAGCTTGTCTTTGCTCCGGCGTGAGTGGCTGCGTTTCGAGCCATGCCCTGATCGATGCTTCGGAAGGCTTTACGGCGGTGAGCGTTTCGCGGGCGGGCCGTCCGATGGCGGCGTATTGCCCCGATACGTCGATAATTGGTTTTGCCGTTTCTTTTTCGTCGGTATTGTGTGTGCCCACGTAAATTCCGATTCCGGCGAGGACGATGGACAATAGCACAATCGCTATGACGATGATGATTGATAGCATATTTAAATCCGTTTACGATAAATCCTTACTCTCAAAAACTAGCATTTTCTATTTTATAAGGCAGGAGATATTATGTCAAAATTAAAGTTTTTTCTTGTGTTACTTGCTTCTAGTGTTGCCTTTGCGGTTCCTTTCAAGGCCGAAACTCTCAAAGATGGCAGCGGGGAACCCATTCGTGCGGGTCAGCTGATTAAAGTTCATTACAAAGGATACCTGGCTGTGGATAGTGCTCTTGTGAACAAATCTGCAACGGATTCGACAGTCGAGGCTCCCTATTTTGCAAACTCATATTACAGTGGTGAACCGCTTGAATTCACGATTGGCGTAGGCCAGGTGATTGAAGGCTGGGACAAGGGACTTGTGGGCATGAAGGTTGGCGAAGTGCGCAAGCTTTCGGTCCCTTCCGTGATGGCTTATGGCGATAATTCTCTCGAGGGCATTCCGCCTAATAGCGACTTGATGTTTGTTGTTGAACTTGTTCATGCTGAAAAGCCTCTGGATGCAGATAAATTTCCTGCTGATGTGGACAAACTCAAGTGGCGCGACATGGGTCGCGGGCTCAAGGTCTATGATGAAAAGGCTGGCAGCGGCAAGCTGAACGCTGCGGGTAACGTAATAAAGGTTCATTACACGGGCTGGCTCCTCTCTGGCCGCAAGTTCGGTAGCTCCAAGGACCTGGGCAAGCCGCTCGAAGCTGTGATGGGTGCTGGCAAGATGATCAAGGGCTGGGAAACGGGCCTTGAAGGGATGCGCGAAGGCGGTGTCCGCTGGTTGCGCGTGTCGCCTGCGATGGGCTATGGCGCTACGGCGTTCTCGATGATCCCGCCGAACTCTACGCTTTTGTTCCGCGTCGAGATGGTCTCCACCGATGTGGATCAGGAACTTGCAAAGCATATGGACTTTTTCCCGGATACGACGCTTCTCAAGTATGAAAACGGTCCGGAAGGACTTCGCTATGCTGTCGTGAAACAGGGCGAGGGCGAACCGGCCCGTGCTGGTCACCGCGCGATTGTGCATTACACGGGCTGGATGGTGAACGGCTACAAGTTCGACAGCTCCCGCGATCGCGGACAGCCGTTTGCATTTGAACTTGGCGCAGGCAACGTGATCCGTGGCTGGGAACTCGGTGTGCAGGGCATGCTTCCGGGCGAAAAGAGAATCCTCGTGGTTCCGCCTGGCCTTGGTTACGGCAGCCGCGGCGCAGGCCCGATTCCGGGCGGCGCAACGCTCATCTTCGCTGTGGAATATCTCGGGGAAGAGTAGCGGCGGGCGCCTTCGGCGAAGGCCGCAGTAGACAGTAGGAAGTAGACAGGATTACCGCTGTCGAAAAATGTTTGGAAAAGTCCGCCACGGCGGACTTTTTTTATACCCATTGACAAAATATCCATACCAAATGTTTACATTGTGGGTCCTCGGTGTTGTGTTTTAAATATTTTAGATATTGATGGTTACTTTTTCTGACATAGCGGATTACCGCGACTTCTTGAAGGAATTCTACGACAGGCGCAAGGTCGAGATGCCCTTCTACAGCTACCGCATGATGGGTGATAAGCTCGGGCTAGACTCCAGCTATCTCTATCGCGTATTGCAAAAGAAGCAGCACTTGCCTGCTCATGCATTACCTGCGGCAAAGGAAATCCTTGCGCTGAGTGGTCGCGAGGCCGAATACTTCGACCTCCTGTATTCTGCTGCTGTCAGCAAGGATAAGACTAAGCGCGAAGAACTCATGGCGAAAGCACTGTCGCTGCGCGACGTGGAACGCCATTCTTTGCAGGCTGCTGAACTTAAACTCCTCGAAAACTGGTGGATTCCTGCGGTACGCGCCTACCTGGAATTGAACGGTGGCGTTGTAAACGTCAAGCAGATCGCTAAAGACATCTGCCCGCCGATCACTGAGGAACAGGCTCTCGAAGCCATTGAAACTTTGAAGAGCGTCGGTCTCGTGAAGAAGCTTGCATCGGGCAAGCTCGCACTTACCGAAGCCCATTTGACAGTAGGGGGCCCTGAAAAGGCGAAGGCCGTGCGCAATTTCCAGCGCCAGGTGCTGAGTCTTGCGAGCGATGCGCTTGAAAACGTCCCCGTCAATGAACGCAATATTTCTACACTGACTCTATCTGTAGACCAGTCCTGCTTCGAGGATTTGGGCGACATGTTGAGGGAATTCCGCCGTTTAGTCCAAAAAAGAGTAGACGGAGCCAAGAATCCTGATCGTGTTATGCAGCTTTCTATGGCATTTTACCCGGTAGCCCGTAAAGGAGGGGCTTCGGAAAATACTATAATAAAAGGGGAAGGTGCAGGAGATAAAAAATGATTAAACGGGCGTGGACATATGGGTTGGCGACGTTGGCACTTTGCTATGTCGCCTGCGATAGCGGTCGTACCGCTGGATCGTCGATGGAAACGGAAAACTCCATCGCGTTGCTTGCTCAATTGGCCGATGGCACGCCTGCTGCACGTATGGACGTTATTGTTCGCCCTGAATCTTATTTGTCGGGTGCAACCGAACTGGGTTCGGACTCCCTTTACCAGTTGCATTTCGAAACAGACGAGTGGGGCCGAGTGGTTCTGTCTGATGTCCCGACGGGCTCTTATGTCATCGAAGCCCGCAATGATTCCTTGAATTTGAAGGGCTTTGTAAAGATTGCCTATGTGGAATCAGATTCCACGACTCCTTTGACAGTCGAAGTTTCTGAACCGACCAAGGTCTCCGGTCGTGTCGGTCTTCCGCAGTTGGTCCGCCGTTCTGCAACCGTTTCTGTGCAGGGCTTGGACTACCAGGTCCCGATGGATTCTACGGGTTACTTTGAATTTGAATCGCTCCCGAACGGCAATGTTGAGATTGTTGCATTTGTAAATGAATCTGGCGCAGACTCGGTTACGGAATATGGCCGCATTGAGGCTGACGTCGGTACTCAGTCTGGTGAAGGCGGTCTTTACCTCGGTGACTCTGCATACGTCAAGAACTATTTTGTATTTGACGACTTTGAAAATGGCGCCGGCGCGTGGGAAGCTACTGCATCGCTCAACGCGGAGGTCTCCTTTAACATTGAATCGGCTGGTCTTGGTCGCGAAGGCATGGCGGCACACTTTATCTGCAAACGCGATTCTGCGGCTCAGTGGGACTGGGCCCTTATCGGTCGTGAACTGGGTGGCTATGTCAACATGAGCGATTTGGATTCTATCCGCTTCTGGGTCCGCGTCTCGACTCCGTCGAGAATTTCGTTCTCGTTCGACAGGTTCGTGAATGACGATTCCGTGACGAGTTCCGATAATATCAAGTCTTGGCGCCATTTCGAGGCGGATACGGTCTGGACGCAGTTTACCGTGATTCCGGCGGAACTGGATACGGCCGACAGCAATGGCGGTAACTACGGCTGGGAAGCGGTGAAGGACAGTGTCACAAAGATTGGCATCTTCGGCGCTATGGATACGGAAGTCTGGGTGGACGATATCGAAGTCTTTGGCTACGGTATCTTTGACCCGTACGCCCCGGTTGTGAAGAAGAGCGTTGTCCGGAAAGAAGAGTAGATTTATCCACTATTGACATTTTATCAATGGACCTGCATTGCTTTGCAGGTCTTTTTTTGTTGTTTGAAGGTAGATTAATAATGGATGGATTGGCGGTGTATGGCTGGTCCGAAGGAGTGTGTATGAACATGAAATGTTTGGCTGCACTGGGCTTACTTGCGGGCTTTGGTGTAAGTGCGCTTGCTGATAACCCTATTTCTAGCTATCATTATCTGGCGGACCCTTCTTGCGCCTCTGACGGTGATACCTTCTACATCTTGACCGATGTGGATGACTACAACAACCAGACAAACTGGAACTACGACATTGTCGGCCTTTACGCCTTCACGTCCGAAGACATGAAGAACTGGACTGATCACGGCATGATTTTCCGCTCCAGGCGTGAATTCGGGAACTATCCGAACAACACCTGGGCTTCGGGCATTGCCGTGAAAAACGGCAAGGTTTATATCGTCTACCCTGATGGCGCAAGCGGCGTGGGCATGATTACGGCCCCCGCGATTGACGGCCCGTATACCGACCCCGTCAAGGAAACGCATGGAGTCAATAGAATTGCGGGTGGCGGTAGCCTTATCAATGGCTGCGACGGCATTGCGCACTGTTTTGATCCGGGCATCTTGATCGATGACGATGGTACGGGTTACGTGATTTTCGGTGGTGGCGAAAGCTCTAGCCGCCCGTATGGCAACAACTTCGACATTATCAAGTTTACCGAAAGCAATGGCAAGATTACTTTCGACAAGAATTCCTTGAAGAAGGTTTCTTTGCCGAACTCTTTCGAAGCCCCTTACTTGCACAAGAAGGGTAGCACTTATTACTTGAGCTTCAACAACCGTAGCCAGATTATTGACTATGGTATGTCGAATAACATCTGGGGGCCTTATACCTTCGTAGGTACGGTTATTCCGGGAATTGGCTCCGTGCCTGATGCGCACGGCGAAGGCGGTAACAACCACCAGGGATTTGCTCCGTTCAAGGACAAGTGGTATGCCGTGTATCACGACCGTCGCTTGGTGACTTCCGATAACCACCCGGCCGCAACGACTCAGGCGGGCGTGCGTTCCGAAAATCCGAATTACGAGAACCACAGAAGCGTGTCCATCGATGAACTCACCTGGAATGGCGACAAGATGAACAAGCTGACCTTCACTCGTGAAGGCCCGAAGCAGATCAAGAACTTTGACCCGTACAGGACCTACAAGGCGACGACTAGCTCCAAGCAGATGAACATCCGTAGCCGTACCGACTGGACCAAGGGACAGCCGGTGAAGCATGTGCTCTTGCCGCTCACGAGCCGTAGCGAATCCTGGATCCGCGTCTCGGGCGTGGATTTCGGTAACGGCGCGCAGAATCTCCGTATCAAGGCTGCAAGCGTGGCCGATGGCAATACGATTGAAATCCATAAGGGAAGCGCAAGCGGAACGCTCGCCGGTACATGCAAGATTGCAAAGACCAGCAACAACATGACCTTTACCGATAACGATTGCGAAATGACGGGCCTTACGGGCGTTGTCGATCAGCTGTTCTTTGTGTTCAAGGGTTCCAAGGATTCGACCATGGGCATTCTTGAATGGGAATTTCAGGGCACGAAGCGCGAACCTGAACCGCAGACGCCGTTTGGCGGCAAGGCTTGGGCAATCCCTGGCAAGATCGAAATGGAAAACTTCGATGAACCGGGTTATGGCGCAGGTAACGATTCTTACGCTGATAACGATTCTGATGACCACGGTGCCGAAAGCAATGGTGGCAAGAGTTACCGCGAAGGCACTGGCGTAGATATCTACAAGAAGGCTACGGGCTATGTTGTGGGTTACAACCAAACGGATGAATGGCTGGAATACACTGTGGATGTGGCTGCCGAAGGCGACTACACGATGTTTGCGGCGGTGGCTTCTGCCAATGCGACCTCTGGTTTTAAACTCTCCATCGATGGTGACGATATCACGGAATCGATTGCCGTTCCGAAGAACGATGGCGAAGAGAATTATGACGACTACAGCAAGGTGAAGGCGAACGTGAAGCTCCCGGCTGGTAAGCATATTCTCCGCTTTACCGTGACTGGCGACTGGATGGACATTGACTACATCCAGTTTGCAGCGGGCAAGGATGCTAAGGATCCGGATGAAGGTAGCGAAGTGGCTATCCGTCAGAAGATCCGCATGAATGCGATTGCCGCTGCAACTTACGACGTGTTCGACTTGACGGGCAAGAAGATGGCTAGTTTCACGGCCCGCAATATGAACGAAGCGAAGAGCCTTCTGCGTGATGGCACCTATGCTAAGAGTGTGCAGGGCGTGTGCCTCATCCGTAACCGTAGCACGGGCATGATGGCAAAGGTCCGCACGACGCGCTAGATTTTCCTCACTCACACCTCCATCTAAAAGGGCTTCTCGAAAGAGGAGCCTTTTTTATACAAGAAGGAGATTCCCGCTCGGAGGCGGGAATGACAAAACAAACGTGTCTTGCCCGACTGTCT
Coding sequences within it:
- a CDS encoding DUF4423 domain-containing protein, encoding MVTFSDIADYRDFLKEFYDRRKVEMPFYSYRMMGDKLGLDSSYLYRVLQKKQHLPAHALPAAKEILALSGREAEYFDLLYSAAVSKDKTKREELMAKALSLRDVERHSLQAAELKLLENWWIPAVRAYLELNGGVVNVKQIAKDICPPITEEQALEAIETLKSVGLVKKLASGKLALTEAHLTVGGPEKAKAVRNFQRQVLSLASDALENVPVNERNISTLTLSVDQSCFEDLGDMLREFRRLVQKRVDGAKNPDRVMQLSMAFYPVARKGGASENTIIKGEGAGDKK
- a CDS encoding FKBP-type peptidyl-prolyl cis-trans isomerase, yielding MSKLKFFLVLLASSVAFAVPFKAETLKDGSGEPIRAGQLIKVHYKGYLAVDSALVNKSATDSTVEAPYFANSYYSGEPLEFTIGVGQVIEGWDKGLVGMKVGEVRKLSVPSVMAYGDNSLEGIPPNSDLMFVVELVHAEKPLDADKFPADVDKLKWRDMGRGLKVYDEKAGSGKLNAAGNVIKVHYTGWLLSGRKFGSSKDLGKPLEAVMGAGKMIKGWETGLEGMREGGVRWLRVSPAMGYGATAFSMIPPNSTLLFRVEMVSTDVDQELAKHMDFFPDTTLLKYENGPEGLRYAVVKQGEGEPARAGHRAIVHYTGWMVNGYKFDSSRDRGQPFAFELGAGNVIRGWELGVQGMLPGEKRILVVPPGLGYGSRGAGPIPGGATLIFAVEYLGEE
- a CDS encoding carbohydrate-binding protein, translating into MNMKCLAALGLLAGFGVSALADNPISSYHYLADPSCASDGDTFYILTDVDDYNNQTNWNYDIVGLYAFTSEDMKNWTDHGMIFRSRREFGNYPNNTWASGIAVKNGKVYIVYPDGASGVGMITAPAIDGPYTDPVKETHGVNRIAGGGSLINGCDGIAHCFDPGILIDDDGTGYVIFGGGESSSRPYGNNFDIIKFTESNGKITFDKNSLKKVSLPNSFEAPYLHKKGSTYYLSFNNRSQIIDYGMSNNIWGPYTFVGTVIPGIGSVPDAHGEGGNNHQGFAPFKDKWYAVYHDRRLVTSDNHPAATTQAGVRSENPNYENHRSVSIDELTWNGDKMNKLTFTREGPKQIKNFDPYRTYKATTSSKQMNIRSRTDWTKGQPVKHVLLPLTSRSESWIRVSGVDFGNGAQNLRIKAASVADGNTIEIHKGSASGTLAGTCKIAKTSNNMTFTDNDCEMTGLTGVVDQLFFVFKGSKDSTMGILEWEFQGTKREPEPQTPFGGKAWAIPGKIEMENFDEPGYGAGNDSYADNDSDDHGAESNGGKSYREGTGVDIYKKATGYVVGYNQTDEWLEYTVDVAAEGDYTMFAAVASANATSGFKLSIDGDDITESIAVPKNDGEENYDDYSKVKANVKLPAGKHILRFTVTGDWMDIDYIQFAAGKDAKDPDEGSEVAIRQKIRMNAIAAATYDVFDLTGKKMASFTARNMNEAKSLLRDGTYAKSVQGVCLIRNRSTGMMAKVRTTR
- a CDS encoding PorV/PorQ family protein translates to MRSKSLLSAILLAPAMALATGSAIITLQMPVGARQLGMGEVGAALADDATAMYYNPAGLAFGPLADEWRSSYKADAKKTPFFTHMASRSKNGFFDKSELWAGTTQGILKFDGEQWVNYYSVTLQGNAKIKDAVRTYVGSERGLDEYTRIVKAFNDVKNADDESHVVEVKMPWDLVVKDTITAILYESLTEKLWVGTPKGLYRFDGKSWKSFESELGERRITALAKQGASLWIGTDNGLFVYRNGAFEQKGKVLPSQKINALVWSENRKELYVAVDGAGVARLTPKKSANDKDRWSLFNQEDGIMDLNPTALAVDSSDHVWATHKGGLSHFTLRKWEQVQFANNTVNDVSVDRKGAIWIATDLGVWRHLPDYATASGRKAELERSSKEDPEITKRDDEWMHYHQGNGLSTNKVWAVLPEGNDVWFSTANGMEQYKDADYQLTAFYEKLLPVLNIPDLYHLYGGMTIPLNDWGTLGVHVNFVSFGSTVVSGDLDADDLVAYNSSEIVGGVSYGTRFPNDWGLGLSIKFFYSDLSSGASAGEEEATTFGYAFDIGVLKKNLFIPKLNFALVLANIGPSVYYVDKTIEDPIPLTWRLGLSYEILSMADYKWTVAFDYNREVVIDDDKGNPEPFYIACWKDLFDPDDDTNSFLQGVFNVGTEFIYSNTIALRLGYLYDRMGKRNEVDFGVGVMLSDVLQFDWATIKNVGRADGVRDGQMRFGMLFKF